The Lytechinus variegatus isolate NC3 chromosome 1, Lvar_3.0, whole genome shotgun sequence nucleotide sequence TTTCCATACATTTtacacacctaccagaattccagtCCAAGGGGTGCTGCCCATACATGTAGCATCCCTGGGAAAATTTTGGGGGGCTTCAGCACCACTGATTCCTAGGGCCATGGACTAAATCTTGAGGACTCcgtgatgatatttttaaataaaaaaatatatatatattaatcagAAATGGAAAAATTCCACATTTTCTTACCAGAAGGATCACTTGCTTGCAATTCTCACACTGTCTATCACAATGAAATGACCTTTTACTCCATTATCGATGACTTACGTTTGCAGGTAAATATGGAAAGAATTGGTGCGCAAGTGTAGCTACATGTAATCATGCTAGTACAAGATTCCACGCTGATGTACTGTTATAGGTTTAGACATTCTAGTGTCCATGACAAGTTTAGAGTGCTCATTGGTGTTAATGTAGTTTCACACCAGCCGACCTTGTAAAGCTAGGATACTAATTTCACCTCAGATTTTgtcagaattttaaaaaaagaatcccaaaattatttgtctaCTATGTCCTTTTGTATTAGGCAGAGCGAAATGAAAATTTAGGCAATTGAAGACAATCAAAGATATACACTGAATACTGGCAATGATAATCATAGGAAATCTGTGTGTAATTCACTCAAAAGTCACTCACACCAATCAAGCAAAGTTATTAAGTTGAATTAATGTTTTCACTAAACTTTAGATTAAATCTACAGTTTTAAGGTCACTTTTTGAGCATACAATATTACAGCCTACAGGCACTGAGGCTGGTAAATGGCTCAGGTCCCCTATTGGCCTTTGATTATGGCAGTAATTTCAAAGGGGTAATCAGAAagagaaaatgtttgatatttcattatcacACAGTTGAACACTCCTGCTACATTGACTTGCATAATGCAGGCGGCACTACCCAAGACATATCACTTAATATAGtcttttattaaaaatgtatactgcatgtacatgtaacttgcctggttgcattgttattattatttatttggcatgAACTACATCATGTAGAGAAATCAAATTTTCCAGCTCAAGGAAAGATGTCCATTAGCATTCTGTGTGGTGAATCTGTATGatacataaaatacatgtttgtagTCTTATAAAGCATTACATATACACGTTGTCTTGCTTCAGAGTTTTGTTTAGGTGATCCAATTTAATACGGTAGTCATTTTATATAGTGCGTTTTGCTACTGGTTACAATGCGCTGTGCACACACTATAAATGAGGATATTTCATGCTGAACTGAATTGTTTTAAATAAGTACCCACAAAGTTAATAGTATGCCTTATTAATTATCTACCTGTTTCATGCTTCTTTATGTGACCAGAGTTGCATCATCAAAAGATACTGTGAGAAAAGGTTTGTGAGCAAGTACTTGGCCACTATTGGAATAGATTACGGTGTCACAAAGTGAGTAGACCTTGATTTCTAACAACTGAAAATGTTAACCCTTATTTTCAGTTCAAAGTAACAAAGGTACATGAAAAAAGTATTGATTTGTAGGAAACTCATAATTGCACTGGTCTAATGATAATATCATTTGATGATTGTCCATTTTGTTGTCATAAATTTGTTTTGTGATAAAATGGAAAGTTATAATCATATGCGAGGTGACAGTCGGGTTATTGACCAAGATTTTagtgagaaaaaaaggagaatatCCACGCCAAATTATTCTGCATGTTGTATCGCATAAAGCTACAGGATGCACAAATGGTGTTGTGTGCAGACTGGTCAGCATAATCTGTGGTCAGGTCATGTGATGTACTTTCTTATTCCAATAAATTAAAATGGTTGATTTGGCAATACATGGAGTTGCTTAACATGGCTAGGATTCACAAAATttgttgacaagcaaaacaaaaaaaggttatcaacaaaaaggTTAGGGGGTAaccgtccccccacctcaaatttagggggtaCAGGACCCCCGTCCCtctgcttccgccgcctatggtttcaagCCTATTCAtatgattcaataaatcatttcacTCATTTGTAAAGTTATTTAGCTATATAAACTAGAAATATAACTATCATGTGCCCATTACTTTAactatatatactgtatatactcAATCTACTATCAATTTAATTCTGATGCAATATAATTTGTTTATCAAGGATGGTTGTCATGACAATCCTATTTTGGTTTTTATGACTACccaatttctctttttatttatcttGTATCTTGTACTATTTCATATCATACTTATTTGAATCTTATATGTTAAATTTGAATTGTTAATTTGctcaaattttcaaaagttcTGAAACAATTACATAgtatttgcatttttattggAATTAAATAGATAATGATATTCAGATGAGATCATGAGAGTGaatttaaatgtaatttttgcaatataaagtCAACAAATATTAACTTCAAGAGTAAGTACATTGTGTCAATATTAACAATGTAGTACTGAGTTCGGATGACTCTGCAGTGTAGATATGCCATTGAGCCTTGTTGCTGAGCTTTGGCTTGCCTTATCTGAATGAGGCTTTAAGGTTAGACTTTAAATGATTTGTGTAATCTTTCAACTCACTTTAAAATTTTCCACTCAGGGTGACTGTAAAAGAGAGAGATCTGAAAGTGAATATCTTTGACATGGCTGGACATCCTATATTTTACGAGGTATGTTGGTCAGTCAACATCATTCTTTCCAATTTCCATGTCTTCTTCTCTTTGATACAACACAACAGGAACAATGTGGATGTCAATGACATCcaatagagagagagatgcacacatacacacaggcaccaaaaaatatatatatacatgtatataaaaatccTACGAAAGGGCAAAGTCTATGAATGGGTTTATTCCGTCATAATACACATATAGATGTAAAGACGAAGGTAGAGGGTGTTAAGGCGCATTACAAGCAacagaaaaagaggaaaaaaaattgccttaaACACAgatgtagatatatatatatagagagagagatacagAGAACCAAAGAGAGATGGTGGGTAGAGAAGTAAAGAGATCGACTCACTGCTTTAAATAtagaatggattttttttttttgggggggggtaagtaAAGGAAAGATTCAACTCCTGAATAATTCACTATGTGGATATAGATGCTTCaaataatgatagtgatttATTAATGACCCCAAGTCTACAACAATCGTTCATGGGTAATtgaatcttttgtattttttataagtggcaaaataaaatatgttaatgCATTAGCTCAGatatttgatgttttttgtctttattaGGTTAGAAATGAGTTTTATAAGGACACACAGGGTGCTCTGCTGGTTTATGATGTTGCTTCCAGGTCAAGTTTTGAAGCTTTAGATTCCTGGCTGGctgagatgaagagagagatgGCTGACTTGACCGAGATGGAAAGGGTTGTCTTCTGTGTCTGTGCAAACAAGGTATTTATTTCTTAACCCTTCTGGCCCCAAAACATTTAACCAACAATTGTGCTCTGAATGATACACGAACACGACCTAACAAAATATCAGAAACAGAAATTCTttcattgcaatttttttttatttgagttaATATTAGTATTAGAAAAAGCTGGATTTATGTATTGCTTTTTGCCAGATACAAAGTGCAACTATTATAACCCAGACTTTAGCGTGAGCTTCTACTGTGTCAGCAGCACTCACAGGCAGGGATGACGCCAGATTATGCCGGCCTTAGCCTCTGCCTGAGTCacatgtacaaagtctatggagAAGGTTTTCGTAAGCGGTCTCGTAATAGGAATTACCAGCCTTGACTACATCCCTGGCACTGATTTCAGTCAAGGGATTAATCCTAttgggtacccattcacattAAAATGCTCATACTAAACATGTCTGGGGGTTTTctagagcaaaaaaaagttatagaaagtcatgaaatttgttcattttgtaAACAGTGGACCGTATAGAGGATGGTcaagatgatgacaatgaatGCTGGGATATCTAGATTGTTGGCTTTATATTAAGTCAGCTGGAGgatgaatattatatttttgttttcttttttggcAGACTGATAAGAGTATGCAACGTGTTGTTGATGAGACTGAAGGAAGACTATGGGCAGACAGTAAAGGTTTCCGTTACTTTGAGACATCAGCACTCACAGGGGATGGAGTCTCAGAGATGTTCACTGTAAGTTGTCTCAATATTTACTAGATATGTTGGATTTTTATATTTCTGCATTCTGATATTTTTATCTTAAAAGTTCACAAAAATTTATAGCTATGAAAAGCtcagttcatttttttaaagtttgcttTATTTCCTTCATACATACGATACGGTAtttagatatatagatagattttttaaaaggaatatcAAATTACTAAATCCCCAAAGAGGATTTGGTGCTCTTTATTTGTTGTGATCTTACGTAAGTAGTTGGCtttgtttatttaaaatcagtttttgtttttaattgttgcTTTTTTATTACTCTACATTTAAAGATGAATTGATTAATTCACTGCTTTTGAGTTCAGATGAAGATATTCAGAGAAACAGTTTATTCTCTGTCTAATTAATATGTGTTACAGGGAAATAGTGACAAGCATTAGTTTATTCTATTACCCTTTACTCAGTATTAATTTTTTCTGCTCTTGAGTAGTATGTCGTACTTGGCATTCACCTGGCAATCGCAAAAATTAAGAAGTAGGCTGAGAAGTTTTATTAAGTTAACTCTATAATTAGATTTACAAGAATCATTGCTGCATCATGATATTGCTGAAGCATGATAATCGATTGCATGCGTTGATCACAATATTTTAGTCTTACCCAAGTGAATGATTGTACAGAAGTCATTATTGtaatttgtaacaattttttcCTAGAAATCCCCTATTATTTGAGGAATGCAACACTCAGaagaaaagcaaaatggaaaaaaaattaacttgaTGAAAGTAAATGGGTCAAATAAGGCTTCTGTGTATAACAATAACAGTTGATTAGTGACATTATTAAGAATATGTTTTGTGCTTGCTATACTAGGCTCTTTACCAGGGGCTCCTGACAGCATTTGAGAATGGAGGTCGAGCAGAACGTATCACGACCACTTTAGGTTACACCAAAGAGCAAGTTGAGGCAATACAGAGGCTGaagacaagcaaaaataattttgagaggCTGGGATTGCCCCATAATGCATCAAAGTAAGAACTATTGACTACTGATTATCAACACATTGTTTAAGCCAAGTCCTCCCCAATGTAaaaatggtttgaataaaaagagaaaaatcaaaacgagcataaagctgaaaatatattgaaacatAACTGTTTCGACTAATtcagcaaaaatttaaaatgtcatttcttCTAGATCCAATTTATGGCAAAATTTACATCATTAAACTTGTTTGATTTGACcttgatttattcaaatcaactttaatGTAGGGGcagacttcccctttaaaggctAAGTCCACGCCAACCTTaagttaatgaaaataaagagtaaaagaaaattgtgttatttcaaagttttgcttgatTTTATAAAATGGAATATATGCTCATCACAGATAACAGGGAGAGAGACAATAACACCAAACCAACTATTCCTTTTACACTGTGTGTGTCGTAATATAAAATTCCAAATTATATATTGATAGTTGAATACTTGTGGTAAGCTTTGGTTGTTAATACTTCATTAATGCCCTGATCAGATTGGTTCttttattaataaatatattaatttatttctttcaggGATGATGTGAACAGAGCTTACAGGAGATTGGCTATACTGCTTCACCCTGATAAGAATGTAGCACCAGGAAGTGAGGAAGCTTTCAAGATCCTAGTAGCTGCCAGAACAGATCTTCTCAAACACAGATAGTCATTACTTAACCAAAAAAGACTCAGATTACTTATTGCGGTTTCATGAACATGGTGTAAGCTTTACCAGGAAACTTACACGTTGACTTGAGGAAACTATTTATGTGACAACGATGTTTTGTGGATATGTGATGTGCACACTCATATGGAACAGTGACGAGTATTATGAAATAGTGTGGGCCTTTGGATGGCCTTGAAGTCATTTTCAACCTAAAGTTGAAGCTAACAGCTTGAGAAACTTCACCCTTAAACTTTGTCAGTGTCTTGGGCACTGAAGGTTCCAGAACTATTCACAAATCAAAGATCTTTCTGAAGTAAAATCTTGTTGACAGCACATTTATCTacactttttttaaacttaattATTAAGAAAGCTTGTGGAATATGGATCATTTGGAAGTGACTTTAACTGTAAAACAAGCTTGAACATACTGTATAACTTGTGGCACTTCCTTTTGCAGTATTCAAAATTTTCCTGATCAGAACAACTCTTTGAAATCTTAAGAGGAAAATAGAAATGAGAATGAAAACTTaagagaaaaatagaaatgagaatgaaaatgggatgaataataaaagattTAAAGTAATTGATGCACAAATAAAGTAcaaattgaattaaagaaacaaatatGTTCTATTTGTTGGCAGAGGGTTGACTTTTTATAAATTCTTGAATTTCAATGTTATGTACTAGTTTTCATGAAGATTATTCATTGGAGGTCAGGATTATAAAAGATATGATACTCTGGACATTTTGACAATTAGGATATTAAGGCTCTCATGTCTTAGAAAAGGTGTGGGGTTGGGGTTGGAGTCCAATCTAATCTTTCTGGTCTCaagtgatttttgttttcagattttGTATGCAAGACataataattttacattttggaTTGTACTTTTGTAGGGCTTTGTCTTTTCAACATGCAATTATATTATGTTGGGCCCTGTTCTTTAAAGTATTTGAATACTAGTACTCCATTGTTTTTACAATGAATGGTCTTATCAGCAGAAGAAAAGCTGCCCTGTAGATGAGGTGTTCCTGGGTTTCCTGAAGGCATGGTTTATCATTTGCTCCGACAACAGTTGCTATGTCTACAGGCTTTTTAATCTAAGTACTAAGTTTTAGGATCGCAGGTACATCTGCTTAGGAAAAAGACGTGTCAAGAAAGTTTTGTCCTAGGAAggatgttttatattttgttcattttaagaAATGTGATGCACAATTTTTAAAGTTATAGAATGCCTTGTGTGTATTGAATAGTAAGCAGTGGGGTTTAGTGGATGGGGGTGTACACTCTATTTTTCTTATATGAGCAAAGAAAAGCTAAAGGTTtgatgaattgaaaaatatttttaaatcattttgtcCTGATGGTGACATACAGGAAATCAAGAAAGATGGAGAAGGACACCCTCCATCTTGTACTTTTTTCTAAGCATACATGCAGAATGCACAGAACATCATTATGTGTCATTGATCAAAAGCTTTGGGGGAAAAGAACATTCATCATGAAGATGTTGGGCAGTAGCTTGGCACCTCATTAAAAATAATACCGTCAATTCATCCAAATTGAAGTGTCCATATACTGTCAAATAATTATAACTTTAAGAATTTTCAATCAGGATTTATTTAAACCTTTACATGTTTGCTTCAAGAATTCCCATGCCcgcccctctccccctctctcttacacacacacaatatCCCCTTTTCATTcctgctgtattttgatataatttatttatttctataccTTGAATGTAGGCATTTACAttgtaaaattgtaaatttatttgcCTCTTTTTGACGTGTAATGACATGTTCTGTCtggaacatttttttatttggatgCTGTTCTGCATAAAGTATTCAATCCTGATATGTATTCTTTAATATCCATGAATTCATAGTCATAAAAGATACTtgttaaatatattgaaaaataaaatgtgtgtgACTGTACTATTGAACTTGAAGATATTTCAAAGCATTCCGTCCTAGTTACCAATGCCTTATTGATGTGATAACATCTCCGTCCTGTGAAGCAGCTGAGAAGGAATAAAGGCTATGTTACATTAAACTAGAAACAACTTATTTTCTGTGACCAATctactttcaaccaatcaaatctaTCGAGGTCAGAAGCTTTTAACATTAGTCATTCATagtattgatatacatgtaaagttttTTGAGACAAGGCGCATGGTGCTTTGATTTTAATATGCAATGTGTAAATAATACATTTGTGTATATTTTGCAATAGTGTGATGTATGCATTGATCAGTAGAAATGCatctaggttttttttttcgtgtGTATCAAAGCATGATGTTTTAATTCTTAAAGTGAATTTTATCAACTTCAAGTGATATTTTGTAAAGTTCAATGTTAGAAGCTGGctgtaaaatattgaaattttaccCGCAAAATTTATTTCCACTTAGAAGTCATTCAAGGCTTGCTGGAGGTTGTATTTCATACTGCATTGAATTCAGGAATGCAacttaattaatacatttatttttgtgttCCTGTGCTGTGAAATTTGGTTCTTTCCCTTTAATAGGAATATTATCATAAGCAGCATAATCAGGAACCTACACGATATGCTATTTAATGTTATTACAACAATGTTTTGTAACAAAGTAGTTGATTGACTATAACAGATGGAAATTAAACTGTTAAAGGAGAAATAGTATATGCTCGATAAGTGAATTAATCTTGTTTAATTGACACTTGAAAACTTGTGGTCATATATGTGTATACCAATATCGTGGGTCAAGTCTCCCTACCCTTGTCAAAAATTGTgtgtttaaatacatttttaacaataattgaattcatatttatttattccttttctttGGAATGGTATCATTCCATGTAAGGTATTGATAGTAgttagtaaaaaatatattgattttatttagagtacttatgtattattttaaaaCTTCAGTTGCAGAGTATTTTATAGTTAGCATTTTTGTAATTGAATTTTCCACTGTGTAGAATTTGTTGTCTCctgaatgaaatatgaatttacaATATTGTTGAATATTCAACAGAATTATTATCATACTACCGTCCGTCCCATACTTTCAGATCAAGCTCAAAAGCATTGTTCATTGTGTCTTTCATCTCAACTAAGTCATACGGTGAACATTCTTTTTCACATGCCTCTGCTACTTTGTGGAATGCACTTCCCAATTCCATGAGATACCAAAGTAACTTAGATAAGTTCAAAGTTTCTCTTTTAAGAGATACTTATTCAACACTTAAAGCATATTTTCCAGTAAACTCAGTGTCCAATATTGAATTGTATGTACATGTCCGTTTCATGTCTCCTAGCtatttttccataatttatacTTTTAATATACTTTTAGCGTGTATGGACATGCAATCTGCTATGTGTAATGCGCTATTAACGAAccaagtattattattattattatttacatgtattgatatatgtttataaataaattgaaataaaggtacatgtatttaaacaaATAACTGTAACTTATGTTGTCTTTTAATATCCTTGTGCAACAGGGGATGAAATAATAGTTATGTTTTAGGGGCTATccttttttttccacatttggGCGATTGCAGATTTTTTGCTAGTTCTTCCATTTTATGGGCAACTTTTTAGGGGAAATAAGCAATTATGCAGTAAAAGCAAATGTAATTATTCTGCCATAGTTAGAATATTGATTTCGCCGATAGTCTTGAATATTATTTGTGACTGATCTTGGGGCAACTCTTGGTAGAATGGTTGCCCCAAGCATgcatttttggtgaaattttaaAGGCAATATGGGCTGCCATGAGGGTGAAATTGACATCATGTATTTTCAAAGCTGTTGTGCAATATTTATGGAGTAATTAATTGAAAGCTATTTTCCATGATgaatttccatttggtctactatctgTTTGGTCTTTTCCCACATGATCTAATCCTAGTTCATCTACAATTGATTCTAATTGCTATTTAACAAACTCATCATTTAGCATATTTATCAATGTCTAATATCCAGACTATGTccatttcatacattttgtcTCATATCATTTTAGTCTATGTGATAtgattaattattaaattgtcTTTTAACAAAGTGTTAAAAGGTTAATAGACAAGTGGAAATAAGACCATCTGGGCATCAGACTAAACTAGAATTAGTCTTCAGCTGATATTACTCAAAGTGGGGATGGGGCAACTGCTTTCATTGAAGAGTGGACAGCATCaaccagaaaaaaatggaatatgtCTTTCTGGGTTAGGCAGGCGCTGAACAAAAATAGTGTCAAATAAGTTCCCTAAATAACAATTATGTTAcactaaaaaaaacatatgtatGCAATTTGCACCAACTGAGGGACCAACTTTAACAAGACTTGTTAATGGAAAAGGTGTATTTGTGGTGCCCTAGCGGCCTGCCCTTCATTCTTGTTCAGGGTGcattttacaagaaaattcTTGCAGATGACAACTCTTCAATGGAAGTGACGACTCCCCCCTCCCACCCCTGGCCGGCCCCACACACCGTCACCCACCGCATGCACCATAGACTTGCCATAGATCAAATTGCATTGATTGTAAACCGAATGGGTTGTTAAGCCATAATGTCGATGACTTGGGAAATATTACGTTATGCTAGATTTCTGGCGTTAG carries:
- the LOC121428296 gene encoding dnaJ homolog subfamily C member 27-like, which codes for MEKKGSKRAIRVKIISMGNAETGKSCIIKRYCEKRFVSKYLATIGIDYGVTKVTVKERDLKVNIFDMAGHPIFYEVRNEFYKDTQGALLVYDVASRSSFEALDSWLAEMKREMADLTEMERVVFCVCANKTDKSMQRVVDETEGRLWADSKGFRYFETSALTGDGVSEMFTALYQGLLTAFENGGRAERITTTLGYTKEQVEAIQRLKTSKNNFERLGLPHNASKDDVNRAYRRLAILLHPDKNVAPGSEEAFKILVAARTDLLKHR